The Cinclus cinclus chromosome 3, bCinCin1.1, whole genome shotgun sequence genome has a window encoding:
- the OPN3 gene encoding opsin-3, translating into MPEANGTGTSSRPEPAAPEQEVPGERPLFSAGTYELLALLVATIGMLGLCNNLLVLVLYYKFKRLRTPTNLFLVNISLSDLLVSVFGVSLTFMSCLRSRWVWDAAGCVWDGFSSSLFGIVSIMTLTALAYERYIRVVHAKVIDFSWSWRAITYIWLYSLAWTGAPLLGWNRYTLEIHGLGCSVDWKSKDPNDTSFVLLFFLGCLVAPVGIMAYCYGHILHAVRMLRCVEDFQTVQVIKLLRYEKKVAKMCFLMISTFLICWMPYAVVSLLITYGYSNLVTPTVAIIPSFFAKSSTAYNPVIYIFMSRKFRRCLLQLLCFRLMRFQRTMKETPATGSDKPIRPIVMSQKAGDRPKKKVTFSSSSVIFIITSDDTEQIDYSSKHNETKVNVIQVKPLQG; encoded by the exons ATGCCCGAGGCAAACGGCACGGGCACCTCCAGCCGCCCGGAGCCCGCGGCGCCCGAGCAGGAGGTGCCGGGCGAGCGGCCCCTCTTCAGCGCCGGCACCTACGAGCTGCTGGCGCTGCTGGTCGCCACCATCGGCATGCTGGGCTTGTGCAACAACTTGCTAGTGCTGGTGCTCTACTACAAGTTCAAGCGGCTCCGCACGCCCACCAACCTCTTCCTCGTCAACATCAGCCTCAGCGACCTGCTGGTGTCTGTCTTCGGCGTGAGCCTTACCTTCATGTCCTGCCTGAGGAGCCGCTGGGTGTGGGACGCCGCCGGCTGCGTCTGGGACGgcttcagcagcagcctcttcG gaATTGTTTCAATTATGACTCTCACTGCTCTTGCCTACGAACGCTACATTCGCGTGGTCCATGCAAAAGTGATTGACTTCTCTTGGTCCTGGCGGGCTATCACTTACATATGGCTGTACTCACTAGCCtggactggagcacctctttTGGGCTGGAACAGATACACACTGGAAATTCATGGATTAGGTTGCTCAGTGGACTGGAAGTCAAAAGACCCAAATGATACCTCCTTTGtactcctttttttccttggctGTCTAGTAGCACCTGTTGGGATCATGGCCTATTGCTATGGTCATATTCTGCATGCAGTAAGAATG CTTCGCTGTGTAGAAGATTTCCAGACAGTTCAAGTGATCAAACTTCTAAGATATGAAAAGAAGGTGGCTAAAATGTGTTTCTTGATGATCTCCACATTCCTTATTTGTTGGATGCCCTATGCAGTGGTCTCCCTCTTGATAACATATGGCTACAGCAACCTTGTAACTCCAACAGTAGCTATCATCCCATCTTTCTTTGCCAAGTCAAGCACTGCTTATAATCCAGTTATCTATATCTTCATGAGTAGAAAG TTTCGACGCTGCCTTTTGCAACTCCTGTGCTTTCGCCTGATGAGATTCCAGAGGACAATGAAAGAGACACCAGCAACAGGGAGTGACAAACCAATACGACCAATTGTTATGTCTCAGAAAGCAGGGGACAGGCCAAAGAAGAAAGTGACTTTCAGCTCTTCCTCTGTAATTTTTATTATCACCAGTGATGACACTGAGCAAATTGATTACAGTAGTAAACACAATGAGACAAAAGTAAATGTCATCCAAGTAAAGCCATTGCAGGGATGA